The Dyadobacter subterraneus genome window below encodes:
- a CDS encoding DMT family transporter produces the protein MYWIILIIAGIFEVGFTTCLKHSDNFTNLKWSLGFFVCIVFSFLLLNKAIQSIPLGTAYAVWTGIGAVGTVIIGIIFYKDPADFWRMFFITLLIGSIVGIKMVSKS, from the coding sequence ATGTACTGGATCATCTTAATAATAGCCGGCATTTTTGAAGTAGGTTTTACAACCTGTCTGAAACACTCTGACAATTTCACAAATCTGAAATGGAGCCTTGGCTTTTTTGTTTGTATTGTATTTAGTTTTCTTCTTTTGAATAAAGCAATACAAAGTATTCCGCTTGGTACCGCTTATGCCGTCTGGACTGGAATTGGCGCTGTCGGGACTGTTATTATCGGGATTATTTTTTATAAAGATCCCGCAGATTTCTGGCGAATGTTTTTTATCACTTTATTGATTGGCTCAATCGTAGGCATAAAAATGGTCTCGAAATCGTAA
- a CDS encoding cytochrome c oxidase subunit 3 has product MSPKHSTKDKENPFTKRREPFGFMLWLGVIGSSLLFCIIFLEYILRADGGNWHFVALPDMFWLSTLVILFSSITLHEANLAFVQERFLHYRIFLAATLLLGITFMLLQGGGWMEIIESRSFGNQNNTSFGFIYLLTGLHLIHILIGVIYLGIMFKKALKNRAYVDSFVYSVNPPNRLKLKLITRYWHFVDVLWVTVFLLLLSLSFFNTY; this is encoded by the coding sequence ATGAGTCCTAAACACTCTACCAAAGACAAAGAAAACCCGTTCACAAAGCGCAGAGAACCTTTCGGGTTCATGCTTTGGCTAGGGGTTATTGGTAGTTCGCTTTTGTTTTGCATTATCTTTCTTGAATATATTCTTCGCGCTGATGGCGGTAACTGGCATTTTGTAGCTTTGCCGGATATGTTCTGGTTGAGTACGCTGGTTATTCTTTTCAGCAGTATTACTTTACACGAAGCAAATCTGGCTTTTGTCCAGGAGCGTTTTCTACATTACAGGATTTTTCTCGCCGCAACACTCCTACTTGGTATTACGTTCATGTTACTCCAAGGCGGCGGCTGGATGGAGATTATTGAAAGCAGAAGTTTTGGCAATCAAAATAACACCTCTTTCGGATTTATTTATCTGCTCACAGGTTTACACTTAATCCACATTCTGATCGGCGTAATCTATCTTGGGATCATGTTCAAAAAAGCATTGAAGAACAGGGCTTACGTAGATTCTTTTGTATATAGTGTCAATCCTCCCAATCGTCTTAAACTCAAATTAATAACCCGTTACTGGCATTTTGTAGATGTTTTGTGGGTTACAGTTTTTCTTTTATTGCTTTCTTTGAGTTTCTTCAATACCTACTAA
- a CDS encoding acyltransferase family protein: MKNPILNQPQISPIRRYDLDWLRVIAFLILIFFHVGMFFNSWGWHIKNNEINSAIELPMRFTSMWRMALLFMISGAGVYFALENRSSKSFLSERFIRIFIPLLFGMFVIVPPQIFFERLTQGETYSYGEFYKTVFQFHSYPHGNFSWHHLWYLVYIFFYSLLTLPLLLFIKKRPQMTAKWAKFFRNPFALIVIPVIWHFIGEKFLGERFPNTNNLVHDWNNHFHSLTLFICGFILCTQTAFWETLVKYRKLTLGIWIVLTTILYSVYWLSDRELPAWEWMFYSIIRTTNAWCVLLSFFGYAYLYLQFTNRFLKYANEAVYPFYILHQTVIICLAYPLINSVLPIWLKFIYLAVTTFLVCLVLYHFLIKRFNFLRFLFGLKTIKRKTEDVGQEIEIPISSRS; the protein is encoded by the coding sequence ATGAAAAATCCAATTTTAAACCAGCCGCAAATTTCTCCAATACGCCGTTACGATCTTGACTGGCTAAGAGTAATCGCTTTTCTGATCCTGATTTTCTTTCATGTCGGGATGTTTTTTAATTCCTGGGGATGGCATATCAAAAACAATGAAATCAATTCTGCAATCGAGTTGCCGATGCGCTTTACGAGTATGTGGCGGATGGCACTTTTGTTTATGATTTCGGGAGCAGGTGTGTATTTTGCTTTGGAAAACCGGAGTTCAAAATCCTTTCTTTCGGAGCGATTTATCAGAATTTTTATTCCCTTGCTTTTTGGGATGTTTGTAATTGTTCCGCCGCAGATATTTTTTGAAAGATTAACACAGGGTGAAACATATTCCTACGGAGAATTTTACAAAACGGTTTTTCAATTTCATTCCTATCCTCACGGCAATTTCAGCTGGCACCATTTGTGGTATCTGGTGTATATTTTCTTTTATTCTTTACTGACTTTGCCGCTGTTATTATTTATAAAGAAACGTCCGCAAATGACTGCGAAATGGGCGAAATTTTTCCGTAATCCTTTTGCGTTGATTGTTATACCCGTTATCTGGCATTTTATCGGCGAAAAGTTTTTGGGTGAAAGATTTCCAAACACAAACAACCTTGTTCACGACTGGAACAATCATTTCCATTCCCTGACTTTATTTATCTGCGGATTTATTTTATGTACGCAGACAGCTTTTTGGGAAACACTGGTTAAATACAGAAAACTAACTCTGGGAATATGGATAGTGCTAACAACTATTCTGTATTCAGTTTACTGGTTAAGCGACAGAGAATTACCAGCCTGGGAATGGATGTTTTATTCAATAATCCGCACTACAAACGCCTGGTGCGTCCTGTTGTCATTTTTTGGATATGCCTATTTATATCTGCAATTCACAAACAGATTTCTCAAATACGCCAATGAAGCGGTTTATCCGTTTTACATTTTGCACCAGACTGTCATTATTTGTCTGGCTTATCCGTTGATAAATTCTGTCTTGCCAATCTGGCTGAAATTTATTTATCTCGCAGTTACCACATTTCTGGTATGTCTGGTACTTTACCATTTCCTGATCAAACGGTTTAACTTTTTACGCTTTCTTTTTGGATTGAAAACAATAAAAAGGAAAACAGAAGACGTTGGTCAGGAAATCGAAATTCCTATTTCTTCAAGATCTTGA
- a CDS encoding Crp/Fnr family transcriptional regulator codes for MENTIKKIRQLGLSENSLSDFISILEKVEYPKGHVLIKAGRIERSVYFVETGIARAYLDKEDREVTFWFGAESDVLLSYNSFFLGLPGYESIELLEDSVLYKISNEVLQKLYSSDLEIANWGRKLVESELIKTEERFISRQFKTATVRYEDFINSYPNVLQRVNLGHIASYLGISQVTLSRIRAELK; via the coding sequence TTGGAAAACACGATCAAAAAAATCCGTCAGCTTGGTTTAAGTGAAAATTCATTATCCGACTTTATATCGATTCTTGAAAAAGTTGAATATCCGAAAGGTCATGTATTGATCAAGGCCGGACGAATTGAACGTAGTGTTTATTTTGTTGAAACCGGTATTGCCCGCGCTTATCTGGACAAAGAAGACAGAGAAGTGACGTTTTGGTTTGGTGCAGAATCGGATGTTTTACTTTCCTACAATAGTTTTTTTCTGGGTTTACCGGGTTATGAAAGTATCGAATTACTTGAAGATTCGGTACTTTATAAAATTTCAAATGAGGTATTACAAAAGCTTTACAGCTCCGATCTGGAAATTGCTAACTGGGGACGAAAACTGGTTGAATCAGAATTGATCAAAACAGAAGAAAGATTTATTTCCAGGCAATTTAAAACGGCAACAGTGCGCTATGAAGATTTTATAAATTCTTATCCAAACGTTCTTCAAAGAGTTAATTTGGGACATATTGCCTCGTATCTTGGAATCAGCCAGGTTACACTAAGCCGAATCCGGGCGGAACTCAAATGA
- a CDS encoding TCR/Tet family MFS transporter has translation MTSKKSPAIGFIFVTLLIDVIGLGIIIPVMPKLISELVGGSLSDAARYGGWILFSYSFVQFICAPIVGGLSDQFGRRPVLLASLLGFALDYMFLAYAPSIGWLFVGRIIAGIMGASFTTGAAYIADVSSPEKRAQNFGLIGAAFGLGFIIGPVLGGLLGQYGSRVPFLAAGGLSLVNWIYGFFILPESLKPENRRKFSWDRANPAGALKNLQRYPVISGLIVSLALLYIANHAIQSNWSYYTMEKFHWDAQIIGYSLGAMGLLGAIVQGGLIRLIIPKIGQKKGVYIGLFLYSVGFVLFAFAAETWMMFAFMIPYILGGIAGPSLQGLISTQVPANEQGELQGAMTSLMSLTSIIGPPLMSNLFYFFTKPTAPFYFPGAPMLTAAVLTLVSAFLARKSLKKNF, from the coding sequence ATGACTTCGAAAAAATCTCCGGCAATCGGATTTATATTTGTTACGCTTCTGATTGATGTAATTGGCCTTGGAATTATTATTCCGGTCATGCCAAAACTGATCAGCGAATTGGTTGGCGGCAGTTTGAGTGACGCCGCACGTTATGGAGGCTGGATTCTGTTTTCTTATTCCTTTGTTCAATTTATCTGTGCACCAATCGTTGGCGGATTAAGCGACCAGTTTGGTCGCAGACCTGTTCTGCTTGCTTCGTTGCTCGGTTTTGCTCTGGATTATATGTTTCTGGCTTATGCGCCAAGCATTGGATGGCTGTTTGTTGGCCGGATCATCGCCGGAATTATGGGTGCAAGTTTTACAACAGGCGCAGCCTATATCGCTGATGTAAGCTCACCGGAAAAACGTGCCCAGAATTTCGGACTTATTGGTGCAGCTTTCGGATTAGGATTTATTATTGGACCTGTTTTGGGAGGTTTATTAGGTCAATATGGATCGCGTGTTCCATTTTTAGCAGCAGGAGGACTTTCTTTAGTAAACTGGATATATGGATTTTTCATCCTTCCAGAATCCTTGAAACCTGAAAATCGCCGTAAGTTTAGTTGGGATCGTGCCAATCCTGCCGGTGCATTGAAAAATCTGCAACGTTATCCGGTTATTTCCGGACTTATTGTTTCGCTTGCACTATTGTACATTGCCAATCATGCCATTCAGAGCAACTGGTCGTACTACACCATGGAAAAATTCCATTGGGATGCCCAGATTATCGGATATTCCTTAGGAGCGATGGGTTTGTTGGGGGCAATTGTGCAAGGCGGACTTATCCGATTAATTATTCCAAAAATCGGTCAGAAAAAAGGTGTTTATATTGGCTTGTTCCTATATTCAGTAGGCTTTGTTTTATTTGCTTTTGCGGCAGAAACCTGGATGATGTTTGCTTTCATGATTCCTTATATTTTAGGAGGAATCGCCGGACCGTCATTGCAGGGACTTATTTCAACGCAGGTACCAGCAAATGAACAGGGAGAATTACAAGGTGCTATGACCAGTTTGATGAGTTTGACATCCATCATTGGTCCTCCGCTCATGAGCAATCTTTTCTATTTCTTCACAAAACCGACCGCTCCGTTTTATTTTCCGGGCGCACCTATGCTTACAGCGGCTGTACTGACTTTGGTCAGCGCATTTTTGGCAAGAAAAAGTTTGAAAAAGAATTTTTAG
- a CDS encoding M20/M25/M40 family metallo-hydrolase: MKKIILVAVAGGLFFLATGFNSDDKKWEKTFTRLDTEVRKNSKAYETLGSATQTIGHRLTGSANGEKAEEYAYKLLKSYGFTDVAYQPFEVEAWMRDTVTLSIVPGSSDNFRDVPVVSLAHSPVQSNLKGEIVDVGNGLEEDFEALKDKVKGKIVLANIGVVGVTGKKNLHRSEKTALAIKYGADGIIMVNQAPGKILLTGTASVTGAIISIPAVCVSNDSGKEIRGWLKDEGPLQAHIDMHNISKQIKARNVIATLKGKSDEKIIIGGHLDSWDLATGAIDNGIGSFAVMDIARAFKALKIKPERTIQFVLFMGEEQGLLGSKHFVSELKRTGQVDKVAYMMNLDMTNDPKGINAFGKDEMTDFFKGVGEAIHTVDAGYKNEQANRAGLHSDHQPFMLEGIPVAGLSGTLAPEVIQCYHADCDDFKLVNKDQLENTVRIAAMCLYALSNADKIPGKKLSDTKTRDYLISQGLKQELVIGQEWRWGE, encoded by the coding sequence ATGAAAAAAATAATATTGGTTGCGGTAGCCGGCGGATTATTCTTTTTAGCCACCGGGTTTAATTCAGATGACAAAAAATGGGAAAAAACTTTTACACGTCTTGACACCGAAGTAAGAAAGAACAGTAAAGCATACGAAACTTTGGGCAGCGCCACACAGACCATTGGCCACAGGCTGACGGGCAGTGCAAATGGTGAAAAAGCCGAAGAATATGCTTACAAATTATTAAAAAGTTATGGTTTTACAGACGTTGCCTACCAGCCTTTCGAAGTGGAAGCCTGGATGCGCGATACTGTAACGCTTAGTATTGTTCCCGGAAGCAGCGACAATTTCCGTGATGTGCCCGTGGTTTCTCTGGCCCATTCACCGGTTCAGTCAAATCTTAAAGGTGAGATTGTGGATGTTGGGAATGGTCTGGAAGAAGATTTTGAAGCACTGAAAGATAAGGTTAAGGGCAAAATTGTTCTGGCCAATATCGGAGTAGTAGGCGTGACGGGCAAAAAGAATTTGCATCGTTCTGAAAAAACCGCTCTTGCTATTAAATATGGTGCCGACGGAATTATCATGGTAAACCAGGCTCCCGGCAAAATTTTGCTGACAGGAACTGCCTCGGTTACAGGTGCAATTATTTCTATTCCAGCGGTTTGTGTTTCAAACGATAGCGGAAAAGAAATCCGTGGCTGGTTGAAAGATGAAGGTCCGTTGCAGGCGCATATTGATATGCACAACATTTCAAAACAGATCAAAGCGAGAAATGTAATTGCAACTTTGAAAGGAAAATCGGACGAGAAAATTATCATCGGCGGTCACCTTGATTCATGGGATCTGGCAACTGGCGCTATCGATAATGGTATCGGTTCATTTGCTGTGATGGACATTGCACGTGCTTTCAAAGCTTTGAAAATCAAGCCTGAACGCACCATTCAATTTGTTTTGTTCATGGGTGAAGAGCAGGGATTGTTAGGATCAAAACATTTTGTCAGTGAGTTAAAACGTACCGGACAGGTTGACAAAGTCGCGTATATGATGAACCTTGACATGACCAACGATCCAAAAGGAATCAATGCTTTTGGAAAAGATGAAATGACAGATTTCTTCAAAGGTGTCGGCGAAGCTATTCACACTGTTGATGCAGGTTATAAAAACGAACAAGCTAACAGAGCCGGTTTACATAGTGATCATCAGCCATTTATGTTGGAAGGAATTCCGGTTGCGGGACTTTCCGGTACACTTGCTCCGGAAGTTATCCAATGTTACCATGCTGATTGTGATGATTTTAAACTTGTTAATAAAGATCAGCTTGAAAACACAGTTCGTATAGCAGCCATGTGTTTATATGCGCTTTCAAACGCAGATAAAATCCCGGGCAAAAAGCTCTCAGATACTAAAACAAGAGATTATTTGATTTCTCAGGGTTTGAAACAAGAGCTCGTGATCGGGCAGGAGTGGAGATGGGGAGAATGA
- the ispE gene encoding 4-(cytidine 5'-diphospho)-2-C-methyl-D-erythritol kinase encodes MVVFPNAKINIGLNIVEKRQDGFHNIESCFYPVGWSDALEILPAESFSFQSDGINIPGDPATNLCSRAYYMLAEDYDVEPVSIQLLKAVPIGAGLGGGSSDAAFTIKVLNELFGLEISLEKQLDYARRLGSDCAFFIENKPVYCFEKGDRFEEIGLNLAGKWIVLVNPELHISTAEAYAGIQPLRSENDLREILTTPMENWKEVVKNDFETSLFPKYPVLKKIKESLYNKGAKYAAMSGSGSTLYGIFDEETDLSGIFGQYKVWQGYLK; translated from the coding sequence ATGGTTGTTTTTCCAAACGCAAAAATTAATATCGGACTCAATATTGTTGAAAAAAGACAGGACGGATTTCATAATATTGAATCGTGTTTTTATCCGGTTGGCTGGTCTGATGCATTGGAAATTCTACCGGCTGAAAGTTTTTCGTTTCAATCGGATGGAATAAATATTCCCGGAGATCCGGCAACGAATCTTTGTTCAAGGGCGTATTACATGCTGGCAGAGGATTATGATGTTGAGCCGGTCAGTATTCAGTTGCTCAAAGCCGTACCAATTGGTGCAGGATTAGGCGGAGGCTCATCGGACGCGGCATTTACGATAAAGGTGTTAAACGAATTATTCGGCTTAGAAATTTCTTTGGAAAAACAACTGGATTATGCGCGTAGATTAGGCAGTGACTGTGCCTTTTTTATAGAAAACAAACCTGTTTACTGTTTTGAGAAGGGTGACCGCTTTGAAGAAATCGGTCTAAACCTGGCAGGAAAATGGATCGTTTTGGTTAATCCTGAACTGCATATTTCAACGGCCGAAGCATATGCGGGAATTCAACCGTTAAGATCAGAAAATGATCTCCGTGAGATTTTGACGACGCCTATGGAAAACTGGAAAGAGGTTGTGAAAAATGATTTTGAAACATCTTTATTTCCAAAATATCCTGTATTGAAAAAAATAAAAGAAAGTTTGTATAACAAAGGAGCAAAGTATGCAGCGATGAGCGGATCGGGATCGACTTTGTATGGTATTTTTGATGAAGAAACCGACTTGTCCGGCATTTTTGGCCAATATAAAGTTTGGCAGGGCTATTTGAAATAA
- a CDS encoding helix-turn-helix domain-containing protein: protein MFPAPPIRMDLFSIVILLGIVQGILLSYFFISNSKGNRLPNLLLGILLLGLSLIITDVWLGYTNYMFKVVWLVDTTEPINLLLAPLTYLYIKKAISNQDFKNRDWLHFIPFGTYLIYMALLVYPQSAEYKYNANVDAFHPEMNRISADMYGEHWMFLLKRHISDFTFLSMFSYDIAVFVMLKKAYDKIGYSFFTREKTALSWYRRFHLQLVTLVLAFLIIRISFNSDLGDHIIAALITLIIYATSLTVFSRSMFFQENNTRVVKKYEKSSLTEELQTSTLKKLEEIMKTEKPFLDAGFSMPALAKRLGISTHHLSQILNEELGQTFFDFLASHRIAEAKVLLCAEDSSYIKIEEIAQMVGYNSKSAFNTAFRKNTGLTPSEFKKQSVK from the coding sequence ATGTTCCCAGCTCCGCCAATCCGTATGGATCTTTTTTCCATCGTTATATTACTTGGTATTGTCCAGGGAATACTTCTTTCGTATTTTTTTATATCAAATAGTAAAGGCAACCGGCTTCCAAATCTTCTGCTTGGAATTTTGTTACTAGGCTTATCCTTGATTATCACGGATGTATGGCTGGGTTATACCAATTACATGTTTAAAGTGGTTTGGCTTGTCGATACTACTGAACCAATAAATCTCCTGCTAGCTCCGCTAACGTATCTGTATATCAAAAAAGCGATTAGTAATCAGGATTTTAAGAATCGCGACTGGCTTCATTTTATTCCGTTTGGTACATATCTGATTTACATGGCTTTACTGGTTTATCCACAAAGTGCCGAATATAAATACAACGCAAATGTGGATGCTTTTCATCCTGAAATGAACAGAATTTCGGCCGATATGTATGGCGAACACTGGATGTTTTTACTAAAACGGCATATTAGTGACTTCACTTTTTTGAGCATGTTCAGTTATGATATTGCCGTTTTCGTCATGCTGAAAAAGGCTTATGATAAAATAGGATACTCATTTTTTACGCGTGAGAAAACAGCCTTATCCTGGTATCGGAGATTTCATTTACAACTTGTTACACTGGTTCTTGCTTTTTTGATCATCCGAATTTCTTTTAACAGTGATCTCGGAGACCATATTATTGCTGCTTTGATCACGCTGATTATTTATGCAACAAGCTTAACGGTATTTAGCAGATCTATGTTTTTTCAGGAAAACAATACGAGAGTTGTCAAAAAGTATGAAAAATCGTCTTTAACCGAAGAACTCCAAACTTCCACTTTGAAAAAGCTGGAAGAGATCATGAAGACTGAAAAACCTTTTCTGGATGCAGGATTTTCTATGCCCGCTTTGGCAAAACGACTTGGTATTTCCACGCATCATTTATCCCAGATTTTGAATGAAGAACTGGGACAAACTTTTTTTGATTTCCTCGCTTCACACCGGATTGCAGAAGCAAAAGTTTTGCTTTGCGCGGAAGATAGCAGCTATATAAAGATTGAAGAAATTGCACAAATGGTGGGTTACAATTCCAAATCCGCCTTCAACACTGCATTCCGGAAAAATACGGGATTGACCCCATCAGAATTCAAAAAACAAAGCGTAAAATAG